A window of Mixophyes fleayi isolate aMixFle1 chromosome 10, aMixFle1.hap1, whole genome shotgun sequence contains these coding sequences:
- the CPSF7 gene encoding cleavage and polyadenylation specificity factor subunit 7 isoform X1 yields the protein MADGADLIDIYAEEEFIQVGDSRTGAETDEQLLIHLQESEFAAEQVDLYDDVLAVASLGSSHSDGKGNNLEPTSPIQASSAKGNNRAPSILYTYNNLRKKASVYIGNFSWWTTDQQLLSAIRSVGVRDAVEVKFAENRANGQSKGYAEVVVSSETSLNQILEQLPLRKLNGEKLDVRPANRQNLSFFEALARKKIPPRANSKGSVDSADGSTTPTDAVVSSPVPEAPKSIVPYFVRPPFIENPSRIPVMSLPRPPMSVPPPPSPSLQAAYRGPPIPPMHYPHLMPPPSRLPPPLGMPPPSGVPPALHLNPAFFPPPNTLMGPTHDQFKMLANPYVRGRDLKLQLPVSEAEFEELMNRNRAISRSALSNAVCGATSGDYGTAIKTLETAIAVIKESRVANDDRCRVLLTSLRDCLHGIQDKANSSSRKRHRSRDRSPSRSREGSSRRHRDPHEDRSDEYYHDRHREKDRHR from the exons ATGGCGGACGGGGCGGACCTCATTGATATCTACGCCGAGGAGGAGTTCATCCAGGTGGGGGACTCCCGGACGGGCGCAGAGACCGACGAGCAGCTACTGATACACTTACAG GAATCCGAGTTTGCTGCAGAGCAGGTAGACCTCTACGATGATGTCTTGGCCGTGGCCTCTCTTGGCTCCTCTCACAGTGATGGGAAGGGTAATAACCTGGAGCCCACCTCCCCCATACAGGCTTCCTCTGCCAAAGGAAACAACAGGGCACCGTCCATTTTGTACACATACAATAATTTGCGCAAGAAAGCATCTGTGTATATTGGTAACTTTTCATGG TGGACGACAGATCAGCAGCTCCTCTCTGCCATACGCTCTGTCGGTGTCCGTGATGCCGTGGAAGTGAAGTTTGCAGAAAACCGAGCGAATGGCCAGTCAAAAGG GTACGCAGAGGTGGTGGTTTCTTCAGAAACATCCTTGAATCAGATTTTGGAACAGTTGCCTCTAAGGAAGTTAAATGGGGAGAAGCTTGATGTACGACCGGCCAACCGCCAAAACCTTTCCTTTTTTGAAGCTTTAGCACGAAAAA AAATTCCCCCTAGAGCTAATTCAAAGGGTTCCGTGGACTCTGCAGATGGTTCTACCACCCCAACTGATGCTGTTGTCTCATCACCAGTTCCGGAGGCTCCCAAAAGCATAGTGCCGTACTTTGTACGCCCACCCTTCATTGAAAACCCTTCCCGAATTCCTGTCATGTCCCTCCCCCGTCCCCCAATGTCGGTTCCCCCACCTCCTTCACCCAGCTTGCAAGCTGCATACAGGGGTCCCCCAATTCCTCCTATGCACTATCCCCACCTAATGCCCCCGCCTTCAAGGCTGCCGCCCCCCCTAGGTATGCCACCCCCAAGTGGTGTGCCTCCAGCTCTTCATCTAAATCCTGCATTCTTTCCCCCTCCAAATACGTTGATGGGACCCACACATGATCAATTCAAGATGCTTGCCAATCCCTATGTAAGAGGACG GGACTTAAAACTCCAACTCCCTGTCAGCGAAGCAGAGTTCGAAGAGTTAATGAACAGAAATAGAGCGATTTCAAGGAGTGCACTTTCAAATGCAGTGTGTGGGGCAACATCag GGGACTACGGAACCGCAATAAAAACGCTTGAAACAGCGATTGCTGTTATTAAGGAGTCTCGTGTGGCCAATGATGATCGCTGTCGAGTCCTCCTGACCTCTCTCCGAGATTGCCTGCACGGAATACAGGACAAGGCCAACTCTTCCAG CAGGAAGCGCCACAGATCCAGAGACAGATCACCAAGCCGATCACGAGAAGGCAGCAGCCGACGTCACAGAGACCCACATGAAGACCGATCGGATGAGTATTACCATGACCGCCATCGCGAAAAGGACCGACATCGCTAA
- the CPSF7 gene encoding cleavage and polyadenylation specificity factor subunit 7 isoform X2, translated as MADGADLIDIYAEEEFIQVGDSRTGAETDEQLLIHLQESEFAAEQVDLYDDVLAVASLGSSHSDGKGNNLEPTSPIQASSAKGNNRAPSILYTYNNLRKKASVYIGNFSWWTTDQQLLSAIRSVGVRDAVEVKFAENRANGQSKGYAEVVVSSETSLNQILEQLPLRKLNGEKLDVRPANRQNLSFFEALARKKIPPRANSKGSVDSADGSTTPTDAVVSSPVPEAPKSIVPYFVRPPFIENPSRIPVMSLPRPPMSVPPPPSPSLQAAYRGPPIPPMHYPHLMPPPSRLPPPLGMPPPSGVPPALHLNPAFFPPPNTLMGPTHDQFKMLANPYVRGRDLKLQLPVSEAEFEELMNRNRAISRSALSNAVCGATSGDYGTAIKTLETAIAVIKESRVANDDRCRVLLTSLRDCLHGIQDKANSSRKRHRSRDRSPSRSREGSSRRHRDPHEDRSDEYYHDRHREKDRHR; from the exons ATGGCGGACGGGGCGGACCTCATTGATATCTACGCCGAGGAGGAGTTCATCCAGGTGGGGGACTCCCGGACGGGCGCAGAGACCGACGAGCAGCTACTGATACACTTACAG GAATCCGAGTTTGCTGCAGAGCAGGTAGACCTCTACGATGATGTCTTGGCCGTGGCCTCTCTTGGCTCCTCTCACAGTGATGGGAAGGGTAATAACCTGGAGCCCACCTCCCCCATACAGGCTTCCTCTGCCAAAGGAAACAACAGGGCACCGTCCATTTTGTACACATACAATAATTTGCGCAAGAAAGCATCTGTGTATATTGGTAACTTTTCATGG TGGACGACAGATCAGCAGCTCCTCTCTGCCATACGCTCTGTCGGTGTCCGTGATGCCGTGGAAGTGAAGTTTGCAGAAAACCGAGCGAATGGCCAGTCAAAAGG GTACGCAGAGGTGGTGGTTTCTTCAGAAACATCCTTGAATCAGATTTTGGAACAGTTGCCTCTAAGGAAGTTAAATGGGGAGAAGCTTGATGTACGACCGGCCAACCGCCAAAACCTTTCCTTTTTTGAAGCTTTAGCACGAAAAA AAATTCCCCCTAGAGCTAATTCAAAGGGTTCCGTGGACTCTGCAGATGGTTCTACCACCCCAACTGATGCTGTTGTCTCATCACCAGTTCCGGAGGCTCCCAAAAGCATAGTGCCGTACTTTGTACGCCCACCCTTCATTGAAAACCCTTCCCGAATTCCTGTCATGTCCCTCCCCCGTCCCCCAATGTCGGTTCCCCCACCTCCTTCACCCAGCTTGCAAGCTGCATACAGGGGTCCCCCAATTCCTCCTATGCACTATCCCCACCTAATGCCCCCGCCTTCAAGGCTGCCGCCCCCCCTAGGTATGCCACCCCCAAGTGGTGTGCCTCCAGCTCTTCATCTAAATCCTGCATTCTTTCCCCCTCCAAATACGTTGATGGGACCCACACATGATCAATTCAAGATGCTTGCCAATCCCTATGTAAGAGGACG GGACTTAAAACTCCAACTCCCTGTCAGCGAAGCAGAGTTCGAAGAGTTAATGAACAGAAATAGAGCGATTTCAAGGAGTGCACTTTCAAATGCAGTGTGTGGGGCAACATCag GGGACTACGGAACCGCAATAAAAACGCTTGAAACAGCGATTGCTGTTATTAAGGAGTCTCGTGTGGCCAATGATGATCGCTGTCGAGTCCTCCTGACCTCTCTCCGAGATTGCCTGCACGGAATACAGGACAAGGCCAACTCTTCCAG GAAGCGCCACAGATCCAGAGACAGATCACCAAGCCGATCACGAGAAGGCAGCAGCCGACGTCACAGAGACCCACATGAAGACCGATCGGATGAGTATTACCATGACCGCCATCGCGAAAAGGACCGACATCGCTAA
- the SDHAF2 gene encoding succinate dehydrogenase assembly factor 2, mitochondrial has translation MWSAIRSRSALLSSVFVSRGPRFITTGDRGRDESEIQLPAWKERINEAPEIKRARLLYESRKRGMLENCILLSLFAKKHLNTMTDTQLSQYDRLINEPSNDWDIYYWVTEAQDTPEQFNNEIMDMLKEFAKNREMEQRLRQPDLEYLIKESQ, from the exons ATGTGGTCAGCGATCAGATCGCGG AGCGCTCTTCTCTCTTCCGTCTTTGTTAGCCGAGGACCAAGGTTTATTACAACAGGTGATCGAGGGAGAGATGAATCCGAGATCCAGTTGCCTGCTTGGAAAGAGCGCATCAACGAAGCACCAGAGATTAAAAGAGCAAGACTTTTATACGAGAGCCGTAAAAGAGGCATGCTGGAAAACTGTATACTGCTCAG TCTGTTTGCAAAGAAACACCTGAATACCATGACAGACACCCAGCTGTCACAGTATGATCGGCTAATCAATGAGCCTAGCAATGACTGGGATATATACTACTGGGTCACAG AGGCCCAGGACACCCCAGAGCAGTTTAATAATGAGATTATGGATATGCTAAAGGAGTTCGCCAAGAACCGGGAGATGGAGCAACGTCTGAGGCAGCCAGACCTGGAATATCTGATCAAAGAGTCCCAGTAA